In Verrucomicrobiota bacterium, the following are encoded in one genomic region:
- the thrC gene encoding threonine synthase, with translation MAYRAWFQCINAQCGCKYPLNQVIYRCEKCESLLEVTHDIKALRRRSPQAWMKLFDERYRSTQWPYGSGIWGKQEWVLPEIEDKNVVSLYEGGTNLFWAERFGKLIGVPDLWIKLCGNTHSGSFKDLGMTVLVSQVKQMISEGAPIKAVACASTGDTSAALATYCAAAGIQSIVLLPKGKISIAQLVQPIANGALVLSLDTDFDGCMKVVQEITKDETIYLANSMNSLRVEGQKTVGIEIVQQFDWEVPDVIIIPGGNLGNVSALGNGLLMMRDLGLIAKLPRIVVAQAERANPLYRAYKTGFEKFEPMQAQKTLASAIQIGNPVSYEKAVRALKAFDGIVEQATEEELADASALGDLTGMFNCPHTGVALAALIKLLKAGKIDKSERVVVVSTAHGLKFADFKVRYHEQKMDFGCRYANKPIELPPRVDAVKAALKDALKKVKTLKV, from the coding sequence ATGGCATATCGAGCATGGTTTCAATGCATTAACGCGCAATGCGGGTGTAAATACCCGCTGAATCAGGTCATTTACCGCTGCGAGAAGTGCGAGTCGCTGTTGGAAGTGACGCACGACATCAAGGCGCTGCGGCGCCGCAGTCCGCAGGCCTGGATGAAGCTGTTTGATGAACGCTACCGTTCCACCCAGTGGCCCTACGGCTCGGGCATCTGGGGCAAGCAGGAATGGGTGCTGCCGGAGATTGAAGATAAAAACGTGGTCTCCCTGTACGAGGGGGGGACGAATCTGTTCTGGGCGGAGCGTTTCGGCAAGCTGATCGGCGTGCCGGACCTGTGGATCAAGCTGTGCGGCAATACCCACAGCGGATCATTCAAGGATCTCGGCATGACGGTGCTGGTTTCGCAGGTGAAGCAGATGATCTCCGAAGGCGCGCCCATCAAAGCCGTCGCCTGCGCCTCCACGGGCGATACTTCTGCTGCGCTGGCCACTTATTGCGCCGCCGCCGGCATCCAATCCATCGTGCTGCTGCCGAAGGGGAAAATATCCATCGCGCAGCTCGTCCAACCCATCGCGAACGGCGCCTTGGTGCTTTCGCTCGATACGGACTTCGACGGTTGCATGAAAGTCGTCCAGGAGATCACCAAGGACGAAACCATCTACCTGGCGAACTCGATGAACTCCCTGCGCGTGGAGGGACAGAAGACCGTCGGCATCGAAATCGTGCAGCAGTTCGATTGGGAAGTGCCGGACGTCATCATCATCCCCGGCGGCAACCTGGGCAATGTTTCGGCGCTGGGGAACGGCCTGCTGATGATGCGCGACCTGGGCCTGATCGCCAAACTGCCGCGCATCGTCGTCGCGCAGGCGGAACGCGCCAACCCGTTGTATCGCGCCTATAAAACCGGCTTTGAGAAGTTCGAGCCGATGCAGGCGCAGAAAACCCTGGCCAGCGCCATCCAGATTGGCAACCCCGTCAGCTACGAGAAAGCCGTGCGCGCCTTGAAAGCCTTTGACGGCATCGTGGAACAGGCCACGGAAGAGGAATTGGCCGACGCCTCGGCGCTGGGCGATCTCACCGGCATGTTTAACTGCCCGCACACCGGCGTGGCGCTTGCGGCGCTCATCAAGTTATTGAAGGCCGGCAAAATTGATAAATCCGAACGCGTCGTGGTGGTCTCCACCGCGCACGGACTGAAATTCGCGGACTTCAAGGTGCGGTATCATGAGCAGAAGATGGACTTTGGCTGCCGTTATGCCAACAAACCCATTGAACTGCCGCCGCGCGTGGACGCCGTCAAAGCGGCGCTCAAAGACGCGTTGAAAAAAGTCAAGACGCTGAAGGTTTAG